Proteins encoded within one genomic window of Granulicella pectinivorans:
- a CDS encoding tyrosine-type recombinase/integrase — MTNALTSLPTLKLSRERYQRGYLTTESRSSGPDVWTYRWREPSGNGQSVRRKRIIGTVQEYKTETAARKAVDALRLDINAEAVSTIPMTIREVVGHYVEKELCDGRGKTPRTRETYRQHLDDYILPRWGAERIGDVKAFRVEAWLEGLDKADGTKSKTKAVFSVVYQHALRYGWATRNPIREVRQSAKRRETPDILTPEEVGRLLSLLPDYARTMVVVAAVTGLRRGELVGLRWEDVDFENGKIQIRRSLVDQIAGEPKTETSKRPIPLEPALVHALQSWREKTPYIKPGDWVFASPYDLGAKPYWPSTVLQKVIQPAAREAGILKRIGWHTFRRTTATWLLANGETVKTAQELMRHASPAMTLGVYAQAIDNDKRVAQGRISSLLGLHSAKAELAISA, encoded by the coding sequence ATGACAAACGCTCTCACATCACTTCCAACCCTCAAGCTCTCCAGAGAGCGATACCAACGCGGCTATTTGACAACCGAATCTAGAAGCAGCGGGCCGGATGTCTGGACGTACCGGTGGCGCGAGCCATCCGGTAATGGGCAGAGCGTCAGGCGTAAGCGCATCATCGGCACCGTGCAGGAGTACAAGACGGAGACGGCGGCGCGTAAGGCTGTTGACGCGCTTCGTTTGGACATCAACGCCGAAGCCGTCAGCACAATTCCAATGACCATCCGCGAAGTTGTTGGGCATTACGTAGAGAAGGAGCTTTGCGACGGACGCGGCAAAACGCCCAGGACACGGGAAACGTACCGTCAGCATCTTGACGACTACATTTTGCCGAGATGGGGAGCCGAGCGCATTGGAGACGTGAAGGCGTTCCGTGTAGAGGCTTGGCTTGAGGGTCTGGACAAAGCAGATGGCACCAAGTCCAAAACGAAGGCTGTCTTCAGTGTCGTCTATCAACACGCATTGCGATACGGGTGGGCTACACGCAATCCGATCCGAGAGGTGAGGCAAAGCGCGAAGCGTCGCGAGACCCCGGATATCCTGACGCCGGAGGAAGTGGGCAGATTGCTCAGCCTGCTCCCTGACTACGCCCGAACAATGGTCGTCGTGGCAGCCGTCACCGGTTTGCGGCGCGGCGAGCTTGTCGGTCTAAGGTGGGAGGATGTTGACTTTGAGAACGGCAAGATTCAAATTCGCCGCTCCTTGGTCGATCAAATAGCAGGGGAGCCGAAGACGGAAACGTCTAAGCGACCCATTCCGCTGGAGCCTGCTCTCGTCCATGCGTTACAGTCCTGGCGTGAGAAAACCCCGTACATCAAACCTGGAGATTGGGTTTTCGCATCGCCGTACGACCTGGGCGCGAAACCCTACTGGCCATCCACGGTGCTGCAAAAAGTGATTCAGCCCGCCGCGCGCGAAGCTGGAATACTAAAGCGTATCGGATGGCATACGTTCAGGAGAACAACCGCAACGTGGTTGCTGGCCAACGGGGAAACCGTCAAGACGGCTCAGGAACTCATGCGTCACGCATCTCCGGCGATGACCTTGGGTGTCTATGCCCAGGCAATCGACAACGACAAACGGGTAGCGCAAGGCCGCATCAGTTCGCTGTTGGGACTGCATTCCGCAAAGGCAGAATTGGCCATTTCAGCTTAG
- the tilS gene encoding tRNA lysidine(34) synthetase TilS — translation MLVFDRTYLVPGTRVCVAVSGGADSVALLTGLHAANSLPRNALGIGLAAVHVNHGLRAEAAEDAAFVQALCERLGVPLEVSPVDTPGHVARTGETVEEGARTLRYGVFSAYLSDGKADVICTAHTLDDQAETVLMKLLRGAWTEGLSGVHPVVSLAKGKIVRPLLGTTRAMVEAWLGKTGQDWREDASNVDPAYTRNRLRHHVLPMLREENPSLDRTLANLAELAREEEAKWTADLGRLLPQVLLPGKPVRGGGRAVGTAPGEAGVAIEVERLKTMDGATRRRVLRAAARQAGARLSFDETDRLLALCGFRVDATVASKPGTVLALSQGLRAERSVRELRFSGSGGRTAPKVT, via the coding sequence ATGTTGGTTTTCGATCGTACGTATCTGGTTCCGGGGACGAGGGTTTGTGTGGCGGTTTCGGGCGGGGCGGACTCCGTGGCTCTGTTGACGGGGCTGCATGCGGCCAATTCCCTGCCCCGGAATGCGCTTGGCATCGGGCTGGCGGCGGTGCATGTGAATCATGGGCTGAGGGCCGAGGCCGCGGAGGATGCGGCGTTTGTTCAGGCGCTGTGTGAGCGGCTTGGGGTTCCTCTGGAGGTGTCCCCGGTGGATACGCCGGGACATGTGGCGCGGACGGGGGAGACCGTCGAAGAAGGGGCCCGGACGCTGCGGTATGGGGTGTTTTCCGCGTATTTGAGCGACGGCAAGGCGGATGTGATTTGCACCGCGCACACGCTGGACGACCAAGCCGAGACGGTGCTGATGAAACTGCTGCGTGGAGCGTGGACCGAGGGGCTGAGCGGAGTGCATCCGGTGGTGTCGCTGGCGAAGGGGAAGATCGTGCGGCCCCTGCTGGGGACAACGCGGGCGATGGTCGAGGCGTGGCTGGGGAAGACGGGGCAGGATTGGCGCGAGGATGCGAGCAACGTGGACCCGGCGTATACGCGGAACCGGCTGCGGCATCATGTGCTTCCGATGCTGCGGGAGGAGAATCCTTCGCTGGACCGGACGCTGGCGAATCTGGCGGAGCTGGCTCGCGAGGAAGAGGCGAAGTGGACCGCGGACCTGGGACGTTTGTTGCCGCAGGTCTTGTTGCCAGGGAAGCCGGTGCGCGGGGGCGGGCGGGCCGTGGGGACGGCTCCGGGTGAGGCCGGGGTGGCGATCGAGGTGGAGCGGTTGAAGACGATGGATGGGGCGACGCGGCGCAGGGTTTTAAGGGCGGCCGCGCGGCAGGCCGGAGCTCGGCTCTCGTTCGATGAGACGGACCGGCTGCTGGCGTTGTGTGGATTTCGGGTGGATGCGACGGTGGCGTCGAAGCCGGGGACGGTGCTGGCGCTTTCACAGGGTTTGCGCGCGGAGCGGAGCGTGCGGGAGCTGCGGTTTTCGGGGAGTGGGGGCAGGACTGCCCCAAAAGTAACTTGA
- a CDS encoding RNA polymerase sigma factor yields the protein MLEDAPEVAAHHAPTDFAAMEDSAIMLELSAGNMQAFDYLLRKYRKPIVSFMYRMTHNQAVAEELAQEVFLRVYRSRETYRAEARFSTWLYRIATNLGVNHARDTRHERSASTVYLDEPDPETGSTPDVADSTPTVEADLLKSERMHAIRDFVMGLPERQKMAVLMHKYEGMDYRQIGDVLKLSESATKSLLFRAYQTLREKLKGFV from the coding sequence ATGCTTGAAGACGCTCCCGAAGTCGCTGCGCATCACGCGCCGACTGACTTCGCCGCCATGGAAGACTCTGCCATCATGCTCGAGCTCAGTGCGGGCAATATGCAGGCCTTCGACTACCTGCTGCGCAAGTACCGGAAGCCAATCGTGAGCTTCATGTACCGGATGACGCACAATCAGGCGGTTGCCGAGGAGTTGGCGCAGGAGGTCTTCCTGCGGGTCTACCGTTCGCGTGAGACGTACCGCGCGGAGGCTCGTTTCAGCACGTGGCTTTACCGGATTGCGACGAACCTTGGGGTGAACCACGCCCGGGATACGCGCCACGAGCGCTCCGCCTCGACGGTTTACCTCGACGAGCCCGATCCGGAGACCGGTTCGACGCCGGATGTGGCTGATTCCACGCCCACAGTCGAAGCGGACCTGCTGAAGAGCGAGCGGATGCATGCGATTCGCGATTTTGTCATGGGGCTTCCCGAACGCCAAAAGATGGCGGTCCTGATGCATAAGTATGAAGGCATGGACTACCGCCAGATCGGCGACGTGCTGAAGTTGTCGGAGTCTGCCACCAAATCACTTCTCTTCCGCGCGTACCAGACGCTGCGGGAAAAGCTGAAGGGCTTTGTTTAA
- the ftsH gene encoding ATP-dependent zinc metalloprotease FtsH produces the protein MNSTVKQILIWVCMVACLFLAWRFVATSTGIGKENQMSLSDVLTKTEEGNVADVTVNGADMTGHLKGSKDQFHTTIPANYPEMYKTLRDHGVNITVKDPNANAWLSVLFQFAPIALLLALFFFMMRQMQSGGNKALSFGKSRARLLSMQQKKITFKDVAGVDEAKEELKEIIEFLREAQKFQRLGGRIPKGVLLVGPPGTGKTLLARAVAGEANVPFFSISGSDFVEMFVGVGASRVRDLFEQGKKNAPCIIFIDEIDAVGRHRGAGLGGGHDEREQTLNQLLVEMDGFESNDGVILIAATNRPDVLDPALLRPGRFDRRVVVDRPDIRGREEVLRVHAKKVPMAEDVNLNVLARGTPGFSGADLANMVNEAALTAARFNRKSVHMYDFEIAKDKVLMGAERKSMLRTPEELKITAYHEAGHTLVSALRSHSDPLHKVTIIPRGMALGVTVYLPEQDQHTVSRDYLETRLAMMMGGRVAEEIFLKQMTTGAGNDIERSTALARAMVCEYGMSDLGPMTFGKKEQEVFLGREIGQSRDFSDDTAKQIDAEVRKFVDAAYKSAYEILDSHHDIMHRMAQALLERETLDSVEIALLIEGKELPPARSPLSAVDPGPGDTQEVLKPGSGRKPGFGEGQPSPA, from the coding sequence TTGAATTCGACCGTAAAACAAATTTTGATTTGGGTCTGCATGGTTGCCTGCCTGTTCCTCGCCTGGCGCTTCGTCGCTACGAGCACGGGGATCGGCAAGGAAAACCAGATGAGCCTTTCCGACGTGCTGACAAAGACGGAAGAGGGCAACGTCGCCGATGTGACGGTGAATGGCGCGGACATGACCGGGCATCTGAAGGGCTCGAAGGATCAGTTCCACACGACGATTCCGGCCAACTATCCCGAGATGTACAAGACGCTGCGGGATCACGGCGTGAACATCACCGTGAAGGATCCGAATGCGAACGCGTGGCTGAGCGTTCTGTTCCAGTTCGCTCCGATTGCGTTGCTGCTGGCTCTGTTCTTCTTCATGATGCGGCAGATGCAGTCTGGCGGGAACAAGGCGCTGAGCTTCGGCAAGAGCCGCGCGCGCCTTCTCTCGATGCAGCAGAAGAAGATCACCTTCAAGGACGTCGCGGGTGTCGACGAGGCGAAGGAAGAGCTGAAGGAGATCATCGAATTCCTGCGCGAGGCGCAGAAGTTCCAGCGTCTCGGCGGACGCATTCCGAAGGGTGTGCTGCTGGTTGGGCCTCCGGGAACGGGTAAGACCCTGCTGGCGCGTGCTGTGGCCGGTGAGGCGAACGTTCCGTTCTTCTCGATCTCCGGTTCGGACTTCGTGGAGATGTTCGTCGGCGTGGGCGCAAGCCGCGTTCGCGATCTATTTGAGCAGGGCAAGAAGAATGCTCCGTGCATCATCTTCATCGACGAGATCGACGCAGTCGGCCGTCACCGTGGCGCCGGTCTTGGCGGCGGGCACGATGAGCGTGAGCAGACGCTGAACCAGTTGCTCGTCGAGATGGATGGTTTCGAGTCCAACGACGGCGTCATCCTGATTGCTGCCACCAACCGTCCCGATGTGCTCGATCCGGCTCTGCTTCGTCCGGGCCGCTTCGATCGCCGCGTTGTGGTGGATCGTCCCGACATTCGCGGACGCGAAGAGGTTCTGCGGGTTCATGCCAAGAAGGTTCCGATGGCGGAAGACGTGAACCTGAATGTGCTGGCTCGTGGGACACCGGGCTTCTCGGGCGCGGACCTGGCGAACATGGTGAACGAGGCTGCGCTGACGGCAGCGCGCTTCAACCGCAAGTCGGTCCACATGTACGACTTCGAGATCGCCAAGGACAAGGTTCTAATGGGCGCGGAGCGGAAGTCGATGCTGCGCACGCCGGAAGAGCTGAAGATCACGGCGTATCACGAGGCCGGGCACACGCTGGTTTCGGCGCTGCGTTCGCACTCGGATCCGCTGCACAAGGTGACGATCATCCCGCGCGGCATGGCGCTGGGCGTGACGGTGTATCTGCCGGAGCAGGATCAGCACACGGTCAGCCGCGACTATCTGGAGACGCGTCTCGCGATGATGATGGGCGGACGGGTTGCGGAAGAGATCTTCCTGAAGCAGATGACGACCGGAGCGGGCAACGATATCGAGCGCTCGACGGCTCTGGCTCGCGCGATGGTGTGCGAGTACGGCATGTCGGACCTTGGACCGATGACGTTCGGCAAGAAGGAGCAGGAGGTGTTTCTGGGCCGGGAGATTGGCCAGTCACGCGACTTCTCCGACGATACCGCCAAGCAGATCGATGCCGAGGTACGGAAGTTCGTGGATGCGGCTTACAAGAGCGCGTACGAGATTCTGGACTCGCACCACGACATCATGCACCGCATGGCGCA
- a CDS encoding type IV pilus twitching motility protein PilT, translating into MAGYENDLSQLVYELNAVQPKAKKERSGSLTALLKLAAERRATDILLVAGSPVTLRIDGSLTVASDKALATEELRGMLLPLLSAAQAQELERDRSVDFCFVQGTTGRFRSNLHYQRGTLAASIRLLSMQVPTLESLHLPPVLARLMERKQGLILVTGPTGSGKTSTMAAMVDRVNTRRRDHILTIEDPIEYQHGNKNSIVEQIEVGRDTPSFGQAVRAVLRQNPDLILIGEMRDTETMAAALTAAETGHLVLSSLHTNDAAQTMSRLLDSFSGNSQSQIRQQLSLALLAVVAQQLVPAAGKTGVYPAVEVMVATHAIRNLIRTGQDHQIRSQLSTGSREGMVTMDQSLAEMVLAGRISREMAMAHCHHPEELRSHLSGGV; encoded by the coding sequence ATGGCGGGGTATGAGAACGATCTGTCGCAGTTGGTGTATGAGCTGAATGCGGTGCAGCCGAAGGCGAAGAAGGAGCGGAGTGGCTCGCTGACGGCGCTGCTGAAGCTTGCGGCCGAGCGGCGCGCCACGGACATTCTGCTGGTGGCGGGATCGCCAGTGACGTTGCGGATCGATGGGTCGCTCACGGTGGCCTCCGACAAGGCGCTTGCCACGGAGGAACTGCGGGGGATGCTTCTCCCTCTGCTCTCGGCGGCTCAGGCGCAAGAGTTGGAGCGGGACAGGTCGGTGGACTTCTGCTTTGTGCAGGGGACGACTGGGAGGTTTCGCTCGAATCTGCACTATCAGCGGGGAACCCTGGCGGCGAGCATTCGTCTGCTTTCGATGCAGGTGCCGACGCTGGAATCGCTGCATCTGCCCCCGGTGCTGGCGCGCCTGATGGAGCGCAAGCAGGGGCTCATTCTGGTGACGGGACCTACAGGCAGCGGCAAGACTTCGACGATGGCAGCGATGGTCGACCGGGTGAACACGCGGCGGCGGGACCACATCCTTACGATCGAAGACCCGATCGAGTACCAGCATGGAAACAAGAATTCCATTGTGGAGCAGATTGAGGTGGGGCGGGATACGCCCAGCTTCGGACAGGCGGTGCGGGCGGTGCTGCGACAGAATCCGGATCTGATCCTGATTGGCGAGATGAGGGACACGGAGACGATGGCGGCGGCTTTGACGGCAGCGGAGACAGGCCATCTGGTCTTGTCGTCGCTGCATACCAACGATGCGGCGCAGACCATGTCGCGCTTGCTGGACAGCTTCTCCGGCAACAGTCAGTCGCAGATCCGGCAGCAGCTTTCCCTGGCGCTGCTGGCGGTGGTAGCGCAGCAACTGGTTCCGGCGGCGGGCAAGACGGGGGTGTATCCGGCGGTGGAGGTGATGGTCGCGACGCACGCGATCCGGAATCTGATCCGGACGGGGCAGGATCACCAGATTCGCTCGCAGCTCTCGACGGGGAGCCGCGAGGGGATGGTGACGATGGACCAGTCTCTTGCGGAGATGGTGCTGGCGGGGCGGATCTCACGGGAGATGGCGATGGCGCATTGCCATCATCCGGAGGAGCTTCGATCGCATTTGAGCGGTGGGGTCTAA
- the ispD gene encoding 2-C-methyl-D-erythritol 4-phosphate cytidylyltransferase, whose amino-acid sequence MRVFCILPAAGIGTRMAAGSPAPLAPKQFLTIAGTPILVHSLRAFAAVPRIEKIYVAVRQQEMERVAAQVAEFGLTGKVVVVEGGDHRQDSVSRALHALDCADDDIVLVHDAVRPLIDPATIERTIDAVLKHGAAIVGVAAVDTIKQVERTADGAIITSTIPRERVVQAQTPQGATCGAMKRAFAEAEADEFAGTDEASLLERAGVQVAVVPGSPRNFKVTQPGDLELAEFYLAAGAK is encoded by the coding sequence ATGCGAGTCTTTTGTATTCTTCCAGCAGCGGGTATCGGCACGCGCATGGCGGCGGGTTCGCCTGCGCCTCTCGCGCCCAAGCAGTTCCTCACCATCGCCGGAACCCCCATCCTCGTCCACTCCCTTCGCGCCTTCGCCGCCGTGCCCCGCATCGAGAAGATCTACGTCGCGGTCCGCCAGCAGGAGATGGAGCGCGTAGCCGCCCAGGTTGCCGAATTCGGCCTCACCGGCAAGGTCGTCGTCGTCGAAGGCGGAGACCATCGACAGGACTCCGTCTCGCGCGCCCTCCACGCCCTGGATTGTGCCGACGACGACATCGTCCTCGTTCACGACGCCGTCCGGCCCCTCATCGATCCCGCCACCATCGAGCGCACCATCGACGCCGTCCTCAAGCACGGAGCCGCCATCGTCGGTGTCGCCGCCGTCGACACCATCAAGCAGGTTGAGCGCACCGCCGACGGAGCCATCATCACCTCCACCATCCCACGCGAGCGCGTCGTCCAGGCCCAGACCCCCCAGGGAGCCACCTGCGGAGCCATGAAGCGTGCCTTCGCCGAAGCCGAAGCCGACGAGTTCGCCGGCACCGACGAAGCCTCGCTTCTCGAACGCGCCGGCGTCCAGGTCGCCGTCGTCCCCGGATCCCCCCGCAACTTCAAGGTCACCCAGCCCGGCGACCTCGAACTCGCCGAGTTCTACCTAGCAGCAGGTGCCAAATGA
- a CDS encoding DUF3106 domain-containing protein: MNRHRDLPLEQQQRALESEPGFRELPAQTQQRMRDQLSQLNSMKPDERSRFLERNEAMERLSVPQRQQVRSVAVQLASLPEDRRKAVRKAYRDLHTMPDAQRQQYMNSAAYRSQFNDQERGTINSLIAVEPLLSRFQSDPQQP, from the coding sequence ATGAACCGCCACCGCGATCTTCCTCTGGAGCAGCAGCAGAGGGCGCTCGAATCCGAACCCGGGTTCCGTGAACTCCCTGCACAGACTCAGCAGAGGATGCGCGACCAACTGAGCCAGTTGAACAGCATGAAGCCGGATGAGCGGAGCCGCTTCCTCGAACGCAACGAAGCCATGGAGCGCTTGAGCGTCCCGCAACGCCAGCAGGTTCGCTCGGTCGCGGTCCAGCTCGCGAGTCTTCCTGAGGATCGCCGCAAGGCGGTGCGGAAGGCGTACCGGGATCTGCACACGATGCCGGATGCTCAGAGGCAGCAGTATATGAATTCCGCCGCGTACCGGAGTCAGTTCAACGACCAGGAGCGGGGAACGATCAACAGCCTGATTGCAGTCGAGCCCTTGTTATCGCGGTTCCAAAGCGATCCGCAGCAGCCCTAG
- a CDS encoding recombinase family protein yields MTAAKGGQRVGYIRVSSADQNTARQLDGVDLDERFEDKASGASTNRPQLQAALRHVRKGDVLVVHSMDRLARSLADLLALVKELTGRGVTVEFVKEAQTFTGDDTPIAKMMLGVMGSAAEFERDMIRQRQREGITAAKARGKHLGRAAILKPAQVKELRNRVAAGEDKATIAQAFGISRASVYNYAAS; encoded by the coding sequence ATGACAGCAGCAAAAGGCGGGCAGAGGGTTGGCTATATCAGAGTGAGCAGCGCGGACCAGAACACGGCACGGCAGCTAGATGGCGTTGACTTAGACGAGCGGTTCGAGGATAAAGCGTCCGGCGCAAGCACTAACCGGCCCCAGCTCCAGGCTGCACTCAGGCATGTCCGCAAGGGTGATGTGCTGGTTGTCCACTCAATGGACCGCCTTGCCCGTTCCCTCGCCGATCTGCTGGCGCTCGTCAAAGAACTGACCGGGCGTGGCGTGACTGTAGAGTTCGTGAAGGAGGCCCAGACGTTCACCGGCGACGACACTCCCATCGCGAAGATGATGCTCGGCGTGATGGGGAGTGCTGCTGAGTTCGAGCGCGACATGATTCGACAGCGCCAGCGTGAGGGAATCACAGCGGCGAAGGCACGTGGCAAGCACTTGGGCCGCGCCGCGATACTGAAACCCGCCCAAGTGAAGGAGTTACGGAACCGTGTGGCTGCCGGTGAGGATAAGGCCACCATCGCCCAAGCGTTCGGCATCAGTCGCGCTAGCGTCTACAACTACGCGGCGTCCTGA
- a CDS encoding helix-turn-helix domain-containing protein: MDNPTIEAPLTAEELSGILPLHPETIRKWAREGKIPCVRLSARRVVFLPSKIRTWLESRNGYTDNAGRTAPTEQEKAA; this comes from the coding sequence GTGGACAATCCCACAATCGAAGCACCCCTGACAGCCGAGGAATTATCAGGCATCCTTCCCCTCCACCCAGAGACCATCCGAAAATGGGCACGCGAAGGCAAAATCCCCTGTGTACGCCTCAGCGCCCGCCGCGTTGTCTTCCTGCCGTCCAAGATTAGGACTTGGCTGGAATCGCGCAATGGATACACTGATAACGCAGGTCGTACTGCCCCAACCGAACAGGAGAAGGCAGCATGA
- a CDS encoding peroxiredoxin family protein, which produces MKLLPALLLFSLTSLAQTPAKVTGDWTGSATSHGQQVPIHLRITGTAKSLNAALINGPESSPATGVSVAGNHLLVKFNYYDKTLDATIADGTLTGSYGTKTVRYPLTMSKAPVQVVKGSVAPKIDGDWEVAVKSAKGESAWQLRVAQTGQNVKAVIQRIDGDTGSLYGTWDQPAPGMAAPSHTYRVSHFTAAGPALYTLTPKEDGTLILTNLLRADLNPPDQQNLVARRPEAARAAKLAPPTDPTQQTTMKDPTKRFVFSAPDLAGKVVSNTDRQFDGKVVIVTVGGSWCPNCHDEAPFLESLYKQFHAKGLEIVNLSFEEDEDQLKDPVRLRAFIARYHLDYTVLLAGTTDQLNEKIPDAEHLNSWPTSFILGRDGRVKQVHAGFAGPANPEAHEELVKEMTALIGELLAEPVPTQNASVPR; this is translated from the coding sequence ATGAAGCTGCTTCCTGCTCTTCTTTTGTTTTCTCTGACTTCCCTTGCCCAGACACCTGCCAAGGTCACCGGCGACTGGACCGGTTCGGCGACATCGCATGGCCAACAGGTTCCGATCCATCTGCGGATTACCGGTACGGCAAAGTCCCTGAACGCCGCTCTGATCAATGGTCCGGAGAGCTCGCCGGCGACTGGTGTTTCGGTCGCTGGAAACCATCTGCTGGTCAAGTTCAACTACTACGACAAGACGCTGGATGCGACGATCGCGGATGGCACGCTGACCGGAAGCTATGGGACGAAGACGGTCCGTTATCCGTTGACGATGAGCAAGGCGCCCGTGCAGGTGGTGAAGGGCAGCGTGGCCCCGAAGATCGACGGCGACTGGGAGGTCGCGGTGAAGAGCGCCAAGGGAGAGTCCGCCTGGCAGCTTCGCGTCGCCCAGACAGGGCAAAATGTGAAGGCCGTGATCCAAAGGATCGATGGGGATACGGGTTCGCTCTACGGGACCTGGGACCAGCCGGCGCCCGGCATGGCGGCGCCCTCGCATACCTACCGGGTTTCGCACTTCACCGCAGCGGGACCGGCACTTTACACACTGACGCCGAAGGAGGATGGCACGCTGATCCTGACGAATCTGCTGCGTGCGGACCTGAATCCTCCGGACCAGCAGAACCTTGTGGCGCGGCGGCCGGAGGCGGCGCGTGCGGCCAAGCTGGCCCCGCCGACTGATCCCACGCAGCAGACGACGATGAAAGATCCGACGAAGCGCTTTGTTTTCAGCGCTCCTGACCTGGCGGGGAAGGTCGTTTCCAACACGGACCGGCAGTTCGACGGCAAGGTGGTGATTGTGACGGTGGGCGGATCGTGGTGCCCGAACTGCCACGACGAGGCTCCGTTTCTGGAGAGCCTGTACAAGCAGTTTCACGCGAAGGGTTTGGAGATCGTAAACCTCTCCTTTGAAGAGGACGAAGACCAGTTGAAGGATCCGGTTCGGCTGAGGGCTTTTATTGCCCGCTATCACCTTGATTACACTGTGCTTCTGGCAGGGACGACGGATCAGTTGAACGAGAAGATTCCGGACGCGGAACATCTGAATTCGTGGCCTACGAGCTTTATCCTGGGGCGCGATGGGCGGGTGAAGCAGGTACACGCGGGGTTTGCGGGACCGGCAAATCCGGAGGCGCATGAGGAGTTGGTGAAGGAGATGACGGCTCTGATTGGAGAGTTGCTGGCAGAGCCGGTGCCGACGCAGAATGCTTCTGTTCCGCGGTAA
- the ispF gene encoding 2-C-methyl-D-erythritol 2,4-cyclodiphosphate synthase: MSLRIGYGFDSHAFKPGVPLVIGGLKIDHPEGLAGHSDGDVLLHAITDALLGAVSAGDIGSFFPPSDQRWKNADSSIFLATALEEIAVAGYKIVNIDTVLVLAKPKIVPISGELRERVAELLGVKPGEVGIKAKTPEGLNQDHVAVAHCTVLLESVAAPEGLARMAATAETEDELNAVVKGLVDEPRSVSALGRKLPTFDTNDLT, translated from the coding sequence ATGAGCCTTCGTATCGGTTATGGCTTCGACTCCCACGCCTTCAAGCCCGGCGTTCCGCTCGTCATCGGCGGCCTCAAGATCGACCATCCCGAAGGTCTCGCCGGACACTCCGACGGCGACGTCCTCCTCCACGCCATCACCGACGCCCTCCTCGGAGCCGTCTCCGCCGGCGACATCGGCAGCTTCTTCCCGCCCTCCGACCAGCGCTGGAAGAACGCCGATTCCAGCATCTTCCTCGCAACAGCCCTGGAGGAGATCGCCGTAGCCGGCTACAAGATCGTCAACATCGATACGGTTCTCGTCCTCGCCAAACCCAAAATCGTTCCCATCTCCGGTGAACTCCGCGAGCGCGTCGCCGAACTCCTCGGCGTCAAACCCGGCGAAGTCGGCATCAAGGCCAAGACCCCCGAAGGTCTCAACCAGGACCACGTAGCCGTCGCTCACTGCACGGTCCTGCTCGAAAGCGTCGCAGCTCCCGAAGGCCTCGCCCGCATGGCCGCCACCGCCGAGACCGAAGACGAGCTCAACGCGGTCGTCAAAGGCCTCGTCGACGAGCCCCGCAGCGTCTCCGCCCTCGGCCGCAAGCTCCCCACCTTCGACACCAATGACCTCACCTGA